One window of the Actinomycetota bacterium genome contains the following:
- the pyrF gene encoding orotidine-5'-phosphate decarboxylase — protein MARVEDPFILALDTGDRERLLSLARIMRGEVATVKVGLEAYTRCGPEILVAMKGAGYRVFADLKLHDIPNTVRGAAAALAELEVDMFTVHVCGGRKMLEGAVEAARKAARKRGTGKPLVLGVTVLTSLDEAGLREAGWAGGMEETVLRMATLGWECGLDGFVCSPLELRALREALGGEPLLVAPGIRLPGAEKHDQARTATPREAMEAGADYLVVGRSVTSHADPREAMRSLRRAAGT, from the coding sequence ATGGCAAGGGTTGAAGACCCCTTCATACTGGCCCTGGATACCGGAGACAGGGAGCGGCTGCTGAGCCTGGCGCGCATCATGCGGGGCGAGGTGGCGACGGTGAAGGTAGGCCTGGAGGCCTACACGCGCTGCGGGCCGGAGATACTTGTCGCGATGAAAGGAGCCGGTTACCGCGTCTTCGCCGACCTGAAGCTGCACGACATCCCCAACACGGTGCGGGGTGCGGCGGCCGCGCTTGCCGAACTCGAGGTGGACATGTTCACCGTGCACGTGTGCGGCGGCAGGAAGATGCTGGAAGGGGCCGTGGAGGCCGCGCGGAAGGCGGCGCGGAAAAGAGGAACGGGAAAACCGCTTGTCCTCGGGGTGACGGTGCTCACCAGCCTGGATGAGGCGGGGCTGCGCGAGGCGGGCTGGGCGGGAGGCATGGAGGAAACGGTCCTGCGCATGGCCACCCTGGGATGGGAGTGCGGCCTGGACGGCTTCGTGTGCTCACCCCTCGAGTTGCGGGCGTTGCGCGAGGCGCTAGGCGGTGAGCCCCTCCTCGTGGCCCCGGGCATCAGGTTGCCGGGAGCGGAGAAACATGACCAGGCGCGCACGGCGACGCCGCGGGAAGCCATGGAGGCCGGAGCGGATTACCTGGTGGTGGGGAGGTCGGTCACCTCGCATGCCGACCCGAGGGAGGCCATGAGGTCGCTGCGGCGCGCCGCAGGGACGTGA
- a CDS encoding orotate phosphoribosyltransferase, which translates to MNQWEVLEILEREGAVQKGHFLLSSGLHSDTYVQCAKVLQFPNLAESLAREMAGEAEELRPELVISPAMGGIIIGYMVALALRKRMVFAERQEGRLTLRRGQQVHEGERAIIVEDVITTGGSVLEIMELVREQGGEVVGLEAIIERGDDRDFGVPKKVLLRLDAPVWEAAECPLCARGLQLEIPGSRRLE; encoded by the coding sequence ATGAACCAGTGGGAGGTGCTGGAGATACTGGAGCGAGAGGGCGCCGTGCAGAAGGGGCATTTCCTCCTCTCCTCGGGGCTGCACAGCGATACCTACGTGCAGTGCGCGAAGGTCCTGCAGTTCCCGAACCTTGCGGAGAGCCTGGCGAGGGAGATGGCGGGCGAGGCGGAGGAGCTCCGGCCGGAGCTGGTGATAAGTCCCGCCATGGGAGGCATCATCATCGGGTACATGGTGGCGCTGGCCCTGCGCAAGCGCATGGTTTTCGCCGAGAGGCAGGAGGGGCGCCTGACCCTGCGCCGCGGTCAGCAGGTGCACGAGGGGGAGAGGGCGATCATAGTGGAGGACGTCATAACGACCGGAGGCTCTGTGCTGGAGATCATGGAGCTGGTGCGGGAGCAGGGGGGCGAGGTGGTGGGCCTGGAGGCGATCATAGAGCGCGGAGACGACCGCGATTTCGGCGTGCCCAAGAAGGTGCTCCTGAGGCTGGATGCCCCGGTGTGGGAGGCGGCGGAGTGCCCCCTGTGCGCCCGGGGGTTGCAGTTGGAAATACCTGGCAGCAGGAGGCTGGAGTGA
- the gmk gene encoding guanylate kinase produces the protein MMRRGRLFVVAGPSGAGKGTLIAELLRRYPRTWLSVSATTRRPRPGEREGVDYFFLEEEEFARRADAGEFLEWAEVHGKRYGTPRTRVLDKMREGYDVLLEIDVQGARQVREKMPEAVAVFVRTPTLRELERRLRERGTESEEEIAERMRNARRENREAGNFDYVITNDELSRAVDELCAIYEKESRS, from the coding sequence ATGATGCGGCGTGGGCGCCTTTTCGTCGTGGCCGGGCCTTCCGGTGCGGGGAAAGGTACCTTGATAGCGGAGCTCCTTCGCCGTTACCCGCGGACGTGGCTCTCCGTTTCCGCCACCACGCGCCGGCCCCGTCCGGGAGAAAGGGAAGGAGTGGACTATTTTTTCCTGGAAGAGGAAGAGTTCGCGCGCAGAGCGGATGCGGGGGAATTCCTGGAATGGGCCGAGGTGCACGGAAAGCGCTACGGCACTCCCCGCACGCGGGTGTTGGATAAGATGCGGGAAGGATACGACGTGCTGCTGGAGATAGACGTGCAGGGCGCCAGGCAGGTGAGGGAGAAGATGCCGGAAGCCGTGGCCGTTTTCGTGCGCACCCCCACCCTCCGGGAGCTGGAGAGGAGGTTGCGGGAAAGGGGGACTGAGAGCGAGGAGGAGATCGCGGAGAGGATGAGAAACGCCCGACGGGAGAACCGGGAGGCGGGGAACTTCGACTACGTGATCACGAATGACGAGCTGTCTCGCGCGGTGGACGAGCTCTGTGCTATATATGAGAAGGAAAGCCGGTCCTGA
- the rpoZ gene encoding DNA-directed RNA polymerase subunit omega: MKTKIDDLLQVMNNSRFGLTIAAAKRARQINNYFRHLGEGLGSEAGPQVRSASNKALSLALEEIAEEKLEFEMPEDGVK, translated from the coding sequence ATGAAGACGAAGATCGACGATCTGCTGCAGGTGATGAACAATTCAAGGTTCGGTCTGACCATCGCGGCGGCAAAGAGGGCGCGCCAGATCAATAATTACTTCCGCCACCTGGGGGAAGGCCTGGGAAGCGAGGCGGGCCCGCAGGTTAGGTCCGCTTCCAACAAGGCCCTTTCCCTGGCCCTGGAGGAGATAGCCGAGGAGAAGCTCGAATTCGAGATGCCGGAGGACGGGGTAAAGTAG
- the coaBC gene encoding bifunctional phosphopantothenoylcysteine decarboxylase/phosphopantothenate--cysteine ligase CoaBC — MNRIVFGVTGGIAAYKAVDAVRQLVLRGCDVRVIMTEHATRLVGPETFRAVSGNPVAVSLFDAEGKPIEHIYLARNADLVIVAPATANLLAKMAHGIADDLLSTTLLATRAPVLVAPAMNTAMYRHPATQENLRKLRERGVRVVGPESGDLACGEEGEGRMAEPARIVEAAMEVFALAGDLAGRRVLVTAGGTREPLDPVRFIGNRSSGKMGYALAAAAKRMGAEVVLVSGPTYLEPPVGVEVVRVETAADMRDAVMSRAAACHAVVMAAAVADFTPRERSGEKIKRGGKNSLTLELVRTPDILGELSESRSAGQVLVGFAAETGDLLEHARRKLREKHVDILVANDVSLPGSGFDEDRNMAVLLFRDGEERALDLMPKTELAALIMKEVAELLRAQRE, encoded by the coding sequence ATGAACCGCATAGTTTTCGGTGTCACCGGAGGGATAGCCGCCTACAAGGCGGTGGATGCGGTGCGCCAGCTGGTGCTGCGGGGCTGCGACGTGAGGGTGATCATGACCGAGCATGCCACGCGGCTGGTGGGGCCGGAGACCTTCCGGGCGGTGAGCGGAAACCCCGTCGCGGTCAGCCTCTTCGATGCCGAGGGCAAACCCATCGAGCATATCTACCTGGCCAGGAACGCGGACCTGGTCATAGTGGCCCCCGCCACCGCCAACCTGCTGGCCAAGATGGCTCACGGTATCGCGGACGACCTCCTCTCCACCACGCTCCTGGCGACGCGTGCACCGGTGCTCGTGGCTCCCGCCATGAACACCGCCATGTACCGCCACCCGGCCACGCAGGAGAACCTGAGGAAGCTGAGGGAGAGAGGGGTGCGCGTGGTGGGGCCGGAGAGCGGCGACCTGGCCTGCGGGGAGGAGGGGGAGGGGAGGATGGCCGAGCCCGCGCGCATAGTGGAGGCCGCCATGGAGGTCTTCGCGCTTGCGGGAGACCTGGCGGGAAGGCGCGTGCTGGTGACCGCGGGCGGCACGCGTGAGCCCCTGGACCCGGTGCGCTTCATCGGCAACCGGTCCAGCGGCAAGATGGGATACGCCCTGGCCGCGGCGGCGAAGCGCATGGGGGCGGAGGTGGTGCTGGTGAGCGGCCCCACGTACCTGGAACCCCCCGTCGGCGTTGAAGTGGTGAGGGTGGAGACGGCGGCGGACATGAGGGACGCGGTGATGTCCCGGGCGGCGGCGTGCCACGCGGTTGTCATGGCGGCGGCGGTGGCCGATTTCACGCCCCGGGAACGCAGCGGGGAAAAGATCAAGCGCGGAGGAAAGAATTCCCTTACGCTGGAGCTGGTGCGTACCCCCGATATCCTGGGGGAGCTGAGCGAGAGCAGGAGTGCGGGGCAGGTGCTGGTGGGCTTCGCGGCGGAAACGGGAGACCTGCTCGAGCACGCGCGGCGTAAGCTGCGCGAGAAGCACGTGGACATATTGGTCGCGAACGACGTCTCGCTGCCGGGTTCGGGTTTTGACGAGGACCGCAACATGGCGGTGCTCCTTTTCCGCGACGGCGAAGAGAGGGCCCTTGACCTCATGCCCAAGACCGAGCTGGCCGCCCTGATCATGAAGGAGGTTGCCGAGCTGCTGCGGGCGCAAAGGGAGTAG
- a CDS encoding alpha/beta hydrolase: MEIAPGWEHHYAHVNNIRLHYVSAGEGPLVVLLHGFPEFWYSWRHQIPVLAERFRVVAPDMRGYNQSEKPVGVHRYRVRALMEDVAGLIRHLGEESAVLVAHDWGGGVAWPFAAHYHHMVERLIILNCPPPEVLIDHLMKNPAQRRRSYYMFLFQVPFLPELLMRRRDYLMVKRLFRGWLLDKSALTPHDIDMFKEAAAKPGALTGGINYYRAAFRQFLRSPRGQSQNAPKVKCPTLVIWAEEDRALGKELTYDFHTAVEGPLEIRYIPGCSHWVQQERPQEVNSLIMDFLSDHA; this comes from the coding sequence ATGGAGATCGCGCCCGGATGGGAACATCATTACGCCCACGTGAACAACATACGGCTCCATTACGTCAGCGCGGGTGAGGGGCCGCTGGTGGTCCTGCTCCACGGCTTCCCGGAGTTCTGGTACTCCTGGCGCCACCAGATCCCCGTGCTGGCGGAGCGCTTCCGCGTGGTGGCCCCCGACATGAGGGGGTACAACCAGTCGGAAAAGCCGGTGGGGGTGCACCGGTACCGGGTAAGGGCGCTCATGGAGGACGTCGCCGGCCTCATCCGCCACCTGGGCGAGGAGAGTGCCGTCCTGGTGGCCCACGACTGGGGAGGGGGTGTGGCCTGGCCCTTCGCCGCCCACTATCACCACATGGTCGAACGCCTGATCATCCTCAACTGCCCGCCTCCCGAAGTGCTCATCGACCACCTCATGAAGAACCCCGCGCAGAGGCGGCGCTCCTATTACATGTTCCTCTTCCAGGTCCCCTTCCTACCGGAACTCCTCATGCGCCGCCGCGACTACCTGATGGTGAAGAGATTGTTCCGTGGATGGCTGCTCGACAAGAGCGCCCTCACGCCCCACGACATCGACATGTTCAAGGAGGCCGCCGCAAAGCCGGGGGCGCTCACGGGGGGCATCAACTACTACCGTGCGGCCTTCCGGCAGTTCCTGCGCTCCCCGCGGGGACAGTCGCAAAACGCCCCCAAGGTCAAGTGCCCCACCCTGGTCATCTGGGCGGAGGAAGACCGGGCGCTCGGGAAGGAGCTGACCTACGACTTCCATACCGCCGTGGAGGGACCGTTAGAGATAAGGTACATACCGGGGTGCAGCCACTGGGTGCAGCAGGAGAGGCCGCAGGAGGTCAACTCGCTCATCATGGATTTCCTCTCCGATCACGCGTAG
- a CDS encoding MFS transporter, with amino-acid sequence METMEVSVTARGTFSSFRYRDFRILWTGAFVSNVGTWIHNTALLWFVRETTGSNSWVGAVNMASFLPVLLLVLWSGSLADRLDRRRLILVTQAVMMLGAFALALSLRLGTTSMAVIVPLTAVMGMAFVFNFPAWRALIPDLVPREHMLNGIALDAAQFNLARSVGPLLGALILNAWGAEAAFHINAASFLAVILALLAMRTRTPAAAVSGRTGRHIVEGVRTAFGESWSRNLLALLAVFSFFGLSFLVLLPGMSREVLGRGSGGYGAMLSLIGVGAVAGAPLVSALRRLLPEKTLIKATALIFGLSLTATAFCRDLWICLLLAFCIGASSLMLSAVINTVLQARVEREMRGRIMSLYILVFQGIYPLGGMFLAYLADATSIPVTLVAGGSVCTAAGLAVTAFPSLLRGVFSGRVDDAGEKGGPA; translated from the coding sequence ATGGAGACGATGGAGGTGAGCGTTACCGCCAGGGGGACCTTTTCCTCGTTCCGCTACCGTGATTTCCGGATCCTGTGGACGGGAGCCTTCGTATCCAACGTGGGGACCTGGATACACAACACCGCGCTGCTCTGGTTCGTGAGGGAGACGACGGGTTCGAACTCCTGGGTCGGGGCGGTGAACATGGCCTCGTTCCTGCCTGTCCTGCTCCTCGTGCTATGGTCCGGTTCGCTGGCGGACAGGCTCGACCGGCGGCGGCTCATACTGGTCACCCAGGCTGTTATGATGCTGGGAGCCTTCGCGCTGGCCCTAAGCCTGCGGCTGGGGACCACCTCCATGGCGGTGATCGTCCCCCTCACCGCCGTCATGGGCATGGCCTTCGTTTTCAATTTCCCCGCCTGGCGGGCCCTCATCCCCGACCTGGTGCCACGCGAGCACATGCTCAACGGGATCGCCCTGGACGCGGCGCAGTTCAACCTGGCGCGCTCGGTGGGACCCCTGCTGGGCGCGCTCATCCTCAACGCCTGGGGGGCGGAAGCGGCCTTCCACATAAACGCCGCCAGCTTCCTCGCCGTAATCCTGGCCCTGCTCGCGATGCGCACAAGGACGCCGGCAGCGGCGGTTTCCGGGCGCACGGGCAGGCATATCGTTGAGGGGGTGCGCACGGCCTTCGGGGAAAGCTGGTCACGCAACCTCCTCGCTCTTCTGGCCGTCTTCTCCTTCTTCGGGCTATCCTTCCTGGTGCTTCTGCCCGGCATGTCGAGGGAGGTCCTGGGAAGGGGTTCGGGGGGTTACGGTGCGATGCTGAGCCTCATCGGGGTGGGGGCGGTGGCCGGCGCGCCGCTGGTGAGCGCCCTGCGCCGGCTGCTGCCGGAGAAAACGCTCATAAAGGCCACCGCTCTCATCTTCGGTTTGAGCCTGACGGCGACCGCATTCTGCAGGGATCTCTGGATCTGCCTGCTCCTGGCGTTCTGCATCGGGGCTTCCTCGCTCATGCTGAGCGCCGTCATCAATACCGTGCTGCAGGCGAGGGTGGAAAGGGAGATGCGCGGGCGCATCATGAGCCTGTACATCCTCGTCTTCCAGGGCATCTATCCACTGGGGGGCATGTTCCTGGCCTATCTCGCGGACGCGACCTCCATTCCCGTGACGCTCGTGGCGGGTGGGAGTGTGTGCACGGCGGCCGGCCTGGCGGTGACGGCCTTCCCGTCCCTGCTGCGCGGGGTCTTTTCGGGGCGGGTGGATGATGCCGGTGAGAAGGGAGGGCCGGCGTGA
- a CDS encoding glycerol-3-phosphate acyltransferase, producing MRSLLGMVWVLASYLLGSVNLSHIVARRRLGMDLRRVGSGNLGASNLALHAGKGPAAVAFFADCAEEAAAILLLRATGFSLAWQAAAGLAAIAGHNWPFYLRFQGGRGMAMALTGTLILLPYEGAMLVAFLALGVFTHHTAELNLVGVMLVPVVSWRLGRAPALVSYALVVLLITVARRLQGSPGLGKKKVGEDPLAVLWSRLVYDREAER from the coding sequence TTGCGTAGCCTGCTCGGCATGGTGTGGGTCCTGGCCTCGTATCTCCTGGGAAGCGTCAACCTCTCGCACATCGTGGCCAGGCGGCGTCTGGGTATGGACCTGCGCAGGGTGGGCAGCGGAAACCTGGGCGCGTCCAACCTTGCATTGCATGCGGGCAAGGGGCCTGCCGCCGTCGCCTTTTTCGCCGACTGCGCGGAGGAAGCGGCGGCGATCCTGCTGCTGCGGGCCACGGGGTTTTCGCTCGCCTGGCAGGCGGCCGCGGGGCTGGCGGCCATCGCCGGCCACAACTGGCCTTTCTACCTGCGTTTTCAGGGAGGGAGGGGCATGGCCATGGCCCTGACAGGCACCCTCATCCTTCTCCCTTACGAGGGCGCCATGCTGGTGGCCTTCCTGGCGCTGGGAGTGTTCACGCACCATACGGCGGAGTTGAACCTCGTGGGCGTCATGCTCGTACCCGTGGTGTCCTGGCGCCTGGGAAGGGCTCCCGCGCTGGTGTCGTATGCGCTGGTAGTGTTGCTCATCACCGTGGCGCGGCGCCTGCAGGGAAGTCCGGGCCTGGGGAAGAAGAAGGTGGGGGAGGACCCCCTGGCGGTACTGTGGAGCAGGCTGGTTTACGACAGGGAGGCGGAGAGGTAG